tcgtgttccttgtcccatataaccccttcaagcttcctagctgcgatggctccacgactaagtcctagctcgaggacatctgccgtgacaattccacgacagtattGTTTCTCGGGGGTTGGTCTAACCACATATTTATTGATAATGAATGAATGGTAGCTGGTTTTGGCCAGGTGGATAAGACACATGAAACATATTTGTGTAATGCCCCTTTGTGCGGTCAATGGaattgaatgtaatgaaatgAATGATGATATGCAAACATTTTCATGTTGAACACATAATCATGAGTTCAGGTTTCCTCGTTCTGAATGAAAGATCCAAGAGATGCTCCAAGTAAAAGTTATTTATATTATACAACAATCAAATGACACATAATTACTTACAAGTAACAACTCCTTACACGTCACAATAAAAAAGCACACATGTATCGCACGAATCAAAGGTAAGGTAACCCTCTCAAACATCACTCTTCACCGAAGAACTGTAGCCATCCTGGTCATCATAGTATTTGGACCACAACATGATCCCTCCATACTTCCCTGTGCTCTTAATCAATGGGAGAACATCTGACTTTAGATCATTAGCTGGGATGAATCCACTCCCGGCAGCCTGAGGTGACGCCGGGAGGCCGAGGAAGATCTGCTTTGCTGGAACTGTCAACCACTGCTTCCATGCGTCAGCTAGATTGGTAGTGCTACCTGAGGTGTACTGACAGGGTGCATTGTTGTAGAATTGCACCCACACATAGTCAAAGAGGCCGGTGTTAAGGGCGCCACCCACCCATGCGTCAGGGAAAGGGCATTGTGGTGCGGCAGTCAGGTAGACTCTCCTGCCGGAGTTGCTATATCCTTTGAGGAACCTCGCAAGATCGTCCCAGTGGAGGGGTGTGCCGCCTTCAATGTCGAAGTCGATGCCGTCAAGGACTGCATCGCCGAGAGGTCGCGAAGATGACTTACCTCCCAAGAAGTTGTTCCACAGGTATGTCGCGACGTTCTTGGCATCCTGGGTCGAGGAAA
This sequence is a window from Aegilops tauschii subsp. strangulata cultivar AL8/78 chromosome 7, Aet v6.0, whole genome shotgun sequence. Protein-coding genes within it:
- the LOC109785285 gene encoding acidic endochitinase-like, which gives rise to MASRSSSLLRLLVLAVAAARFLGSEAGGISIYWGQNGGEGTLAETCATGNYKFVNIAFLSAFGNGQPPVLNLAGHCDPTNGGCASLSSDIKSCQSRGVKVILSIGGGAGGYYLSSTQDAKNVATYLWNNFLGGKSSSRPLGDAVLDGIDFDIEGGTPLHWDDLARFLKGYSNSGRRVYLTAAPQCPFPDAWVGGALNTGLFDYVWVQFYNNAPCQYTSGSTTNLADAWKQWLTVPAKQIFLGLPASPQAAGSGFIPANDLKSDVLPLIKSTGKYGGIMLWSKYYDDQDGYSSSVKSDV